From a single Flavobacterium sp. genomic region:
- a CDS encoding DUF6132 family protein produces MNKKEIIITAIGVGIGLISGYAYYHYVGCVSGTCSITSKPMNSTLYGGVLGGLLFNMIGDFFKKKKS; encoded by the coding sequence ATGAATAAAAAAGAAATCATCATTACTGCTATTGGAGTTGGAATCGGATTAATTTCTGGATACGCTTATTACCATTATGTTGGTTGTGTTTCCGGAACTTGTTCTATTACTTCAAAACCAATGAATAGTACTTTATATGGTGGCGTTTTAGGCGGGTTACTTTTTAATATGATTGGTGATTTTTTTAAAAAGAAGAAATCCTAA
- a CDS encoding MBOAT family O-acyltransferase has translation MRALFNLQNWFLENVGNIDLETMKNWFLFNPKQPLLFNSALFLGLFLIFYVIYILSRKTHYFRITYVVLFSLFFYYKCSGIYFGLLIFSSVVDYVLSRLIYEEAKQGYRKFYMILSLLINLGMLAYFKYTNFFIDNYNSLFDGTMKFEDIILPVGISFYTFQTLSYTIDVYRRELEPTKSFMDFLFFVSFFPQLVAGPIVRASDFIPQIYEKLKLTKEDFNRALFLIIGGLIKKAVISDYISTNFVDRVFDAPNSYTAFENLMASYGYAIQIYCDFSGYSDIAIGLALLMGFWLPDNFRTPYQSGSITEFWRRWHISLSTWLRDYLYISMGGNRKGKIRTYFNLFMTMLLGGLWHGASWKFVVWGVLHGLALVVEKFFGQFIKFPKNMFVRTIQVILTFHFVVFCWLFFRAKDFATAFQVIKNIGKLTFNYDQWQTIVLGYKNVFLLLVIGVVWHFIPVKTIAFMQKTFSTIPLVFKAVLLGLIYWVVYATASSGTQPFIYFQF, from the coding sequence GTGAGAGCACTTTTTAATTTACAAAATTGGTTTCTTGAAAATGTTGGGAATATCGATTTAGAAACCATGAAAAATTGGTTTTTATTCAATCCAAAACAACCGCTTTTATTCAATAGCGCTTTGTTTCTTGGTTTGTTCCTAATTTTTTATGTGATATATATTTTATCGCGTAAAACACATTATTTTCGAATTACTTATGTCGTATTATTTTCGTTGTTTTTCTATTATAAATGCAGTGGTATTTATTTTGGATTGTTGATTTTTTCATCTGTAGTTGATTATGTTTTATCGCGATTAATTTATGAAGAAGCCAAGCAAGGCTATCGCAAATTCTACATGATATTGAGTTTGTTGATAAACTTAGGAATGTTGGCTTATTTTAAATATACCAATTTCTTCATTGATAATTATAATTCACTTTTCGATGGAACTATGAAGTTTGAAGATATTATTCTTCCCGTTGGAATTTCATTCTACACCTTCCAAACGTTAAGTTACACCATAGATGTTTACAGAAGAGAATTAGAACCCACGAAAAGTTTTATGGATTTTTTATTCTTCGTTTCATTTTTTCCACAATTAGTAGCGGGACCAATTGTAAGAGCGAGTGATTTTATTCCGCAAATTTATGAGAAGTTAAAGTTAACGAAAGAAGATTTCAATCGTGCTTTATTCTTAATTATTGGTGGATTAATTAAAAAAGCAGTCATCTCAGATTACATTTCGACCAATTTTGTGGATCGTGTTTTTGATGCGCCAAATAGTTATACCGCTTTCGAAAATTTGATGGCTTCTTATGGTTATGCGATTCAGATTTACTGTGACTTCTCAGGTTATTCTGACATAGCAATTGGATTAGCTTTATTAATGGGATTCTGGTTACCAGATAACTTTAGAACGCCTTATCAATCAGGTTCTATTACCGAATTTTGGAGAAGATGGCATATTTCGCTTTCCACTTGGTTACGCGATTATTTGTATATTTCAATGGGCGGAAATCGAAAAGGAAAAATCAGAACCTATTTCAACTTATTTATGACGATGCTATTAGGTGGATTATGGCACGGCGCTTCCTGGAAATTTGTTGTTTGGGGTGTTTTACATGGATTGGCTTTAGTGGTTGAGAAATTCTTTGGTCAGTTTATTAAATTTCCAAAAAACATGTTTGTTCGAACCATTCAAGTTATCTTGACTTTCCATTTTGTTGTGTTTTGTTGGTTGTTTTTCAGAGCTAAAGACTTTGCAACGGCATTTCAAGTCATTAAAAACATAGGCAAATTAACGTTCAATTATGATCAATGGCAAACGATTGTATTAGGATATAAAAATGTGTTTTTGTTATTAGTAATCGGAGTGGTTTGGCATTTTATTCCAGTAAAAACTATTGCTTTCATGCAAAAAACTTTTTCAACTATCCCGTTAGTTTTTAAAGCTGTTTTATTAGGATTGATTTATTGGGTAGTTTACGCAACAGCTTCTTCAGGAACTCAACCTTTTATTTATTTTCAGTTTTAG
- a CDS encoding outer membrane beta-barrel family protein, whose amino-acid sequence MKLKLIIACFFCSIAFGFAQNSGSIKGKVIDNKTNEPLPYVNIILKDNDKIVTGGVTTEDGNFAINKLTLQKYTVEIQFIGYTTVVKNIDLSSDANQNLGTIAISEDVSELKDVEVVAERSNMVQKIDRKVINVGKDLIASGTTASEIMNNIPTVSIDPQTKEISMRGNSNVRVLIDGKPSNVSVEQLLQQIPSASIKQIELITNPSAKYNPEGMSGIINIILHKNSQDGFNGSINTGVTFGITPKTNSALNMNYRVGKVNFYSNYGFNHGINANNGFVDSERTNQENRQDFNFRNKNNSHLLKLGMDYYINDKSTLSAYTNQSFTSGTGSGLTTVVYDDPIANRNTTQLFGSRGNNKNQTYDMVFKHDFEKKDENLEIQLNYSHTVNDENTVYDETISNPTFNFYRTNIVKGTTDYFQFNADYINPITETTKLELGVETRIQNSGNRFNDINPSFTSADNSFEFGRNIYSAYANLGKQIGKWSGQLGVRLEYFDLDADFAINETNPSFSDAQNISDDLFTAYPSAFLTYTANDKNSFNFNYSRRVDRPSIGQISPIREWTTPLMESRGNPGLVPQFTNSFEVNYTRNTKIGSITSGVFYRSISDEISRTVYNDPNNPNRNILSYDNFDNNDAFGIETSGNLKFTQWWSVNASADVYFKTAKGTIQNASTNALENAEIDVTTFNARINNSFTATKDLRFQLFGMYRGKDRGLQYDRKAMYKMDFGATYNILKGKGTITARYNDVFENMRFAFDGNIPFRQQGAFYWESQTFYIGFNYIFGGGKNRALARKQRDANETSGGGGMF is encoded by the coding sequence ATGAAACTTAAATTAATTATTGCATGTTTCTTCTGCTCGATTGCTTTTGGATTTGCACAAAATTCAGGAAGTATCAAAGGAAAGGTAATTGACAATAAAACCAATGAACCTTTGCCTTACGTAAACATTATTCTTAAAGATAATGATAAGATTGTTACAGGAGGTGTAACCACTGAAGATGGTAATTTTGCCATCAACAAGTTAACATTGCAAAAATATACTGTAGAAATTCAATTTATTGGATACACAACAGTTGTTAAAAACATTGATTTATCTTCTGATGCTAATCAAAACTTAGGCACAATAGCTATTTCAGAAGACGTTTCAGAATTAAAAGATGTTGAAGTTGTGGCAGAACGTTCAAACATGGTACAAAAAATCGACAGAAAAGTAATTAATGTTGGAAAAGATTTAATTGCTTCAGGAACAACTGCATCTGAAATTATGAATAACATTCCAACGGTAAGTATTGACCCTCAAACGAAAGAAATTAGCATGAGAGGAAATAGTAATGTACGTGTGCTTATTGATGGAAAACCTTCGAATGTTTCGGTAGAGCAATTGTTACAACAAATTCCTTCGGCATCCATTAAGCAAATTGAGTTGATTACGAATCCTTCTGCAAAATATAATCCAGAGGGAATGAGCGGCATCATCAACATTATTTTACATAAAAATTCGCAAGATGGTTTTAATGGTTCTATCAACACAGGAGTTACTTTCGGAATTACACCCAAAACCAACTCAGCTTTAAATATGAATTACCGTGTTGGGAAAGTAAATTTTTACTCCAATTATGGTTTTAATCACGGAATCAATGCTAATAATGGTTTTGTAGATAGCGAAAGAACCAATCAAGAAAATCGTCAAGATTTTAATTTTAGAAACAAAAACAATTCGCATCTATTAAAGTTAGGAATGGATTATTACATCAACGACAAAAGCACATTATCTGCTTACACCAATCAAAGTTTTACATCTGGAACAGGTTCTGGTTTGACTACTGTAGTTTATGACGACCCAATTGCGAATAGAAACACAACACAACTTTTTGGAAGTAGAGGAAACAATAAAAACCAAACTTACGATATGGTTTTTAAACATGATTTTGAAAAGAAAGATGAAAATTTAGAGATTCAATTAAACTACTCACACACGGTGAATGATGAGAATACTGTGTACGATGAAACAATTTCGAATCCAACTTTTAATTTTTACAGAACCAATATTGTAAAAGGAACCACTGATTATTTTCAGTTTAATGCCGATTATATCAACCCTATAACTGAAACTACAAAATTGGAATTAGGTGTTGAAACAAGAATTCAAAATTCGGGTAACCGTTTTAATGATATTAATCCGAGTTTTACAAGCGCTGACAATTCGTTTGAATTTGGAAGAAATATTTATTCGGCTTATGCAAATCTAGGAAAGCAAATTGGAAAATGGAGCGGTCAACTTGGTGTTCGTTTAGAATATTTTGACTTAGATGCCGATTTTGCAATTAATGAAACAAATCCAAGTTTTTCAGATGCTCAAAATATTTCTGATGATTTGTTTACAGCATATCCATCTGCATTTTTAACATATACAGCAAACGATAAAAATTCATTTAATTTCAATTATTCAAGAAGAGTTGACCGACCAAGTATTGGACAAATTAGTCCAATTAGAGAATGGACAACTCCTTTAATGGAATCAAGAGGAAATCCAGGATTAGTTCCTCAGTTTACTAATTCATTTGAAGTAAATTATACGAGAAACACAAAAATTGGTTCCATAACAAGTGGCGTGTTTTACAGAAGCATTTCAGATGAAATTTCAAGAACCGTTTATAACGACCCAAATAACCCGAACAGAAATATATTATCGTATGATAATTTTGATAATAATGACGCTTTTGGAATAGAAACTTCGGGAAATTTAAAATTTACACAATGGTGGTCAGTGAATGCAAGTGCTGATGTGTATTTTAAAACTGCTAAAGGAACGATTCAAAATGCTAGTACAAATGCATTAGAAAACGCAGAAATAGATGTAACTACTTTTAATGCAAGAATCAACAATAGTTTTACCGCTACAAAAGATTTACGTTTTCAATTGTTTGGAATGTATAGAGGAAAAGACCGAGGATTGCAATATGACAGAAAAGCAATGTATAAAATGGATTTTGGAGCAACCTACAACATCTTAAAAGGAAAAGGAACAATTACTGCAAGATATAATGATGTTTTTGAAAACATGCGTTTTGCATTTGATGGTAATATCCCATTTAGACAACAAGGTGCTTTTTATTGGGAAAGTCAAACGTTTTATATTGGATTCAACTACATTTTTGGTGGCGGAAAAAACCGTGCTTTAGCAAGAAAACAAAGAGATGCGAATGAAACTAGTGGCGGTGGTGGAATGTTTTAA
- the argS gene encoding arginine--tRNA ligase: MTLHNTLTTHIQKAVLELFNISIEKFEFQATRKEFEGDITMVVFPLVKELKGNPIEIGNQIGNYLVANVNEVAKFNVVGGFLNIVISDAFYVEFFNTIKNNETFGFVAPKEGEKAVMVEYSSPNTNKPLHLGHIRNNLLGYSVAEIIKASGKKVYKTQIINDRGIHICKSMLAWQKFGNGQTPESTGLKGDKLVGNFYVEFDKQYKKEISELIAQGKTEDEAKKLAPSILEAQQMLLDWENGKPEVIELWKTMNQWVYDGFEQTYKNLGVNFNIPNYYESNTYLLGKEVVQFGLEKGIFEKDPDGSVWIDLTADGLDRKIVLRSDGTAVYMTQDIGTAIQRVKDFPDVGGMVYTVGNEQDYHFKVLFLILKKLGFDWADSLYHLSYGMVELPSGKMKSREGTVVDADDLMAEMTTTAQTISEELGKLDGYSEDEKAVLFKTIGIGALKYYMLKVDPKKQMMFNPEESVDFAGNTGPFIQYTYARIQSILRKADFDTSISISGLELHEKEKELIKQVQLFPEVIQNAAANHSPALVANYAYDLVKEFNSFYQQVSILGEENHDKKVFRVQLSKSFGNTIKNAFQLLGIEVPERM, from the coding sequence ATGACATTACATAACACATTAACAACACACATCCAAAAAGCAGTTCTTGAATTGTTCAATATTTCTATTGAAAAATTTGAATTTCAGGCTACTAGGAAAGAGTTTGAAGGTGATATTACTATGGTAGTTTTTCCTTTGGTAAAAGAATTAAAAGGTAACCCAATTGAAATCGGAAATCAGATTGGAAATTACTTAGTAGCGAATGTAAATGAAGTGGCTAAGTTCAATGTCGTAGGCGGATTTTTAAACATCGTGATTTCAGATGCTTTTTATGTAGAATTTTTCAATACGATTAAAAACAACGAAACATTTGGTTTTGTAGCTCCAAAAGAAGGCGAGAAAGCGGTAATGGTGGAATATTCTTCGCCAAATACTAACAAACCTTTGCATTTAGGGCATATTCGTAATAATTTATTGGGTTATTCAGTTGCCGAAATCATTAAAGCTTCTGGAAAAAAAGTATACAAAACGCAAATTATCAACGATAGAGGAATTCATATCTGTAAATCGATGTTGGCTTGGCAGAAATTCGGAAACGGACAAACACCAGAATCAACAGGATTGAAAGGTGATAAATTGGTTGGGAATTTCTATGTGGAATTCGACAAACAATACAAAAAAGAAATTTCAGAATTAATCGCTCAAGGTAAAACTGAAGATGAAGCAAAAAAACTAGCACCATCCATTTTGGAAGCACAACAAATGCTTTTAGATTGGGAAAATGGAAAACCAGAAGTTATTGAACTTTGGAAGACCATGAACCAATGGGTGTATGATGGTTTTGAGCAAACTTATAAAAATTTAGGTGTTAATTTCAATATTCCTAATTATTACGAATCAAACACGTATTTACTAGGGAAAGAAGTAGTGCAATTTGGTTTAGAAAAAGGTATTTTCGAGAAAGATCCAGATGGTTCGGTTTGGATTGATTTAACTGCGGATGGTTTGGATAGAAAAATCGTGCTTCGTTCAGATGGAACAGCGGTTTACATGACGCAAGATATCGGAACAGCTATCCAACGTGTGAAAGATTTTCCAGATGTTGGAGGAATGGTTTACACCGTTGGAAACGAGCAAGATTATCACTTTAAAGTGTTATTCTTAATCTTGAAAAAATTAGGATTTGATTGGGCTGATAGCTTATATCACTTATCATACGGAATGGTGGAATTGCCTTCTGGGAAAATGAAATCTCGTGAAGGAACAGTTGTCGATGCAGATGATTTAATGGCAGAAATGACTACGACAGCGCAAACTATTTCAGAAGAATTAGGGAAATTAGACGGCTATTCTGAAGATGAAAAAGCGGTGTTGTTTAAAACTATCGGTATAGGTGCGTTGAAATATTATATGTTAAAGGTGGATCCAAAAAAACAAATGATGTTCAATCCAGAAGAATCAGTTGATTTTGCAGGAAATACAGGACCATTTATTCAGTATACTTACGCTCGTATTCAGTCAATTTTGAGAAAAGCAGATTTTGATACTTCAATTTCGATTTCGGGATTAGAATTACACGAAAAAGAGAAAGAATTAATCAAGCAAGTGCAATTATTCCCTGAAGTTATTCAAAATGCGGCAGCCAATCATAGTCCGGCGTTGGTTGCGAATTATGCCTATGATTTGGTAAAAGAATTCAATTCATTCTATCAACAGGTTTCAATCTTAGGAGAAGAAAATCACGATAAAAAAGTGTTTAGAGTACAATTGTCAAAATCATTTGGAAACACCATAAAAAATGCATTTCAGTTATTGGGAATTGAAGTTCCTGAGAGAATGTAA
- a CDS encoding YbjQ family protein, producing the protein MILTTTNSIDGFSIAEYRGIVSGTAVNMQKMKMTFNMQKYYAGISESVSEIKDQAFEQLKSNAEKLNANAVVGINVDIELTTSNYVIVTITGTAVSIIKR; encoded by the coding sequence ATGATCTTAACAACAACTAATTCAATTGATGGTTTTAGCATTGCAGAGTACAGAGGTATTGTCTCTGGAACAGCAGTAAATATGCAAAAAATGAAAATGACTTTCAACATGCAAAAATATTACGCAGGAATAAGCGAAAGTGTTTCTGAAATCAAAGACCAAGCTTTTGAACAACTAAAATCAAATGCAGAAAAATTAAATGCCAATGCAGTTGTGGGAATTAATGTGGATATTGAATTGACAACCAGTAATTATGTCATAGTAACTATAACAGGGACAGCTGTTAGTATTATTAAAAGATAG
- a CDS encoding GDSL-type esterase/lipase family protein, translating into MKNRLLMLLLGISFFGFSQDTLFVPMDSVYVDIAVVDSIEVTFTGNDIHNPNALLTFYEKMYQLEQSKSGKINIVHIGDSHIQADLFTAKIRTQFQKVFGNGGFGFTFPYSVAKTNNSAPIRYSASGNFQSFRNLYADENRPVGLSGFSMEANSDDLAIQLNVKDAQFNFTKIKVITPQNVNLFDVSVSHKNIVVERKVPKKITHKVKPGEVLGGIADKYNVSLKALKKANGLKSDMIRDGKVLTIPSKATQSKTSTKTEYIPIELQPSLFSNDYYSETPLDKIAIVPNQEIDYFALNGLVLENNNSGVIYHSIGVNGAKASDYNKFRLFNEQLPVLNPDLVIISLGTNESFDKQSGEQYFANLNQMIQGIKDKNPQACVLVMTPPPSVLHRKYKNTFIEKYAELIEENANLKNYAVWDLLQVFGGNKSIKRNVAKGYMARDKVHYSKAGYEKQGELFFEAFLQSYELFKSTK; encoded by the coding sequence ATGAAGAATAGATTATTGATGCTTTTGCTGGGAATTTCATTTTTCGGATTTTCTCAAGACACTTTATTCGTTCCAATGGATTCGGTTTATGTAGATATTGCTGTAGTTGATTCTATCGAAGTTACTTTTACAGGAAATGATATTCACAATCCGAATGCGCTTTTGACGTTTTATGAAAAAATGTACCAATTAGAGCAAAGTAAATCCGGTAAGATTAATATTGTTCATATTGGCGATTCACACATTCAAGCAGATTTGTTTACGGCAAAAATTAGAACTCAATTCCAAAAAGTATTTGGTAATGGTGGTTTTGGATTTACTTTTCCATATAGTGTGGCTAAGACAAATAACAGCGCGCCTATTCGCTATTCTGCTTCAGGAAATTTTCAAAGTTTCAGGAATTTATATGCCGATGAAAATCGTCCTGTTGGTTTAAGTGGTTTTTCCATGGAAGCAAACTCCGATGATTTAGCAATTCAATTGAATGTAAAAGATGCACAATTTAATTTCACAAAAATAAAAGTGATTACACCCCAAAATGTCAATTTGTTTGATGTTTCAGTGTCTCATAAAAATATTGTCGTTGAACGAAAAGTTCCAAAAAAAATCACCCACAAGGTAAAACCAGGAGAAGTTTTAGGTGGAATTGCCGATAAATATAATGTTTCTCTAAAAGCATTGAAAAAAGCAAATGGTTTAAAAAGTGATATGATTCGCGATGGAAAAGTGTTAACCATTCCAAGCAAAGCAACCCAATCAAAAACGAGTACAAAAACGGAATACATTCCAATAGAATTACAACCTTCATTATTTTCAAACGATTATTATTCGGAAACACCTTTAGATAAAATTGCGATTGTTCCCAATCAAGAAATTGACTATTTTGCTTTAAACGGATTGGTTTTGGAAAATAATAATTCGGGGGTTATTTATCATAGTATTGGAGTAAATGGAGCGAAAGCTTCCGATTACAATAAATTTCGATTGTTTAATGAACAATTGCCAGTATTAAATCCTGATTTAGTGATTATATCTTTGGGAACCAATGAAAGTTTTGACAAACAATCGGGTGAGCAGTATTTTGCAAATTTGAACCAAATGATTCAAGGAATAAAAGATAAGAATCCGCAAGCTTGTGTTTTGGTAATGACGCCACCACCATCGGTTTTACACCGAAAATATAAAAATACTTTTATTGAAAAATATGCCGAATTAATCGAAGAAAATGCGAATCTAAAAAATTATGCCGTATGGGATTTACTTCAAGTTTTTGGGGGTAATAAATCCATAAAACGAAATGTAGCAAAAGGCTATATGGCAAGAGATAAAGTACATTATTCAAAAGCAGGATATGAAAAGCAAGGCGAATTGTTTTTTGAGGCTTTTTTACAATCATACGAATTATTTAAATCAACAAAATAA
- the ffh gene encoding signal recognition particle protein: protein MFDNLSDKLDKALHLLKGHGKITDVNVADTLKEVRRALLDADVNFKIAKDFTTRVKEKAIGENVLTTLQPGQLMVKIVKDELTELMGGDAAGINLSGNPTVILMSGLQGSGKTTFSGKLANFLKTKKNKKPLLVACDIYRPAAINQLHVVGGQIGVEVYSEPENKNPVEIAQNAIKHAKENGFNVVIVDTAGRLAVDEEMMNEIANVHKAIEPHETLFVVDAMTGQDAVNTAKAFNDRLNFDGVILTKLDGDTRGGAAISIKSVVNKPIKFIGTGEKMEAIDVFYPNRMADRILGMGDVVSLVERAQEQYDEEEARKLQKKIAKNEFGFDDFLAQIQQIKKMGNMKDLVGMIPGAGKALKDVEIEDDAFKHIEAIIQSMTPIERSKPSLIDVKRKTRIAKGSGTKIEQVNQLMKQFDQMSKMMKMMQGGGGKNMMKAMAGMKGGMPKI from the coding sequence ATGTTTGATAATTTAAGCGATAAGTTAGATAAAGCGTTACACCTACTTAAAGGTCATGGTAAAATTACCGATGTAAATGTTGCCGATACTTTAAAAGAAGTACGTAGAGCATTATTAGATGCCGACGTTAACTTTAAAATTGCTAAAGATTTTACTACAAGAGTAAAAGAAAAAGCAATTGGTGAAAACGTATTAACTACGTTACAGCCAGGTCAGTTAATGGTGAAAATTGTTAAAGATGAATTGACCGAATTAATGGGTGGTGATGCCGCTGGAATTAATTTATCAGGAAACCCAACCGTGATTTTGATGTCGGGTTTACAAGGTTCTGGTAAAACTACTTTTTCGGGAAAATTAGCTAATTTTCTTAAAACTAAAAAGAACAAAAAACCTTTATTGGTAGCTTGTGATATTTATCGTCCAGCAGCAATTAACCAGTTGCATGTTGTGGGTGGACAAATTGGTGTTGAAGTTTATTCAGAACCAGAAAATAAAAACCCTGTTGAAATTGCTCAAAACGCTATCAAACATGCTAAAGAAAATGGTTTCAATGTTGTAATTGTCGATACCGCTGGTCGTTTAGCAGTTGATGAGGAAATGATGAACGAAATTGCAAACGTTCACAAAGCAATTGAACCACACGAAACTTTATTTGTTGTGGATGCTATGACAGGTCAGGATGCCGTGAATACAGCAAAAGCATTCAACGATAGATTAAATTTTGACGGAGTTATCTTAACAAAGTTAGATGGTGATACGCGTGGTGGAGCAGCTATTTCAATTAAATCGGTAGTAAACAAACCAATTAAATTCATCGGTACGGGTGAAAAAATGGAAGCTATCGACGTGTTTTATCCAAATCGTATGGCGGATAGAATCTTGGGAATGGGAGACGTTGTTTCCTTAGTAGAAAGAGCACAAGAGCAATACGACGAAGAAGAAGCAAGAAAATTACAGAAGAAAATCGCTAAAAACGAATTTGGTTTCGACGATTTCTTGGCGCAAATTCAGCAAATCAAGAAAATGGGGAATATGAAAGACCTTGTTGGAATGATTCCAGGAGCTGGAAAAGCATTAAAAGATGTTGAAATTGAAGACGATGCGTTCAAACATATTGAAGCTATCATTCAATCAATGACGCCAATTGAAAGAAGCAAACCATCTTTAATCGATGTAAAACGTAAAACGAGAATTGCTAAAGGTTCGGGAACAAAAATTGAGCAAGTGAATCAATTGATGAAACAATTTGACCAAATGAGCAAAATGATGAAAATGATGCAAGGCGGTGGCGGAAAAAACATGATGAAAGCCATGGCCGGAATGAAAGGCGGAATGCCAAAAATATAA
- a CDS encoding beta-ketoacyl-ACP synthase III, producing MYHSKISGLGYYVPENIVTNDDLSKIMETNDEWIQERTGIQERRHVIRGEDTTTSMGVKAAIIAIERSGVANEDIDFVIFATLSPDYYFPGPGVLVQRDLGLRTVGALDVRNQCSGFVYAISIADQYIKTGMYKNVLVIGSELHSTGLDMTTRGRGVSVIFGDGAGAAVLSREEDLTKGILSTHLHSEGQHAEELSLIAPGMGKRWITDIITDKDPNDESYYPYMNGQFVFKNAVVRFSEVINEGLQANNLQVSDINMLVPHQANLRISQFIQQKFRLTDDQVFNNIQKYGNTTAASIPIALTEAWEQGKIKSGDLVVLAAFGSGFTWGSVIIRW from the coding sequence ATGTACCACTCAAAAATATCAGGATTAGGTTATTACGTGCCCGAAAATATTGTAACCAATGATGATTTGTCAAAAATCATGGAAACAAACGACGAATGGATTCAAGAACGAACTGGAATTCAAGAACGTCGTCATGTTATAAGAGGAGAAGATACAACTACTTCAATGGGTGTAAAAGCAGCTATAATTGCCATCGAACGTTCTGGAGTGGCTAATGAAGATATCGATTTTGTTATTTTTGCTACTTTGAGCCCTGATTATTATTTTCCAGGTCCAGGTGTTTTAGTACAACGCGATTTAGGTTTAAGAACGGTTGGCGCTTTAGATGTTCGTAACCAATGTTCTGGATTTGTATATGCGATTTCAATTGCCGATCAATACATCAAAACCGGAATGTATAAAAACGTTTTAGTAATCGGTTCTGAATTGCATTCAACTGGTTTAGATATGACGACTCGCGGAAGAGGAGTTTCAGTAATTTTTGGAGATGGAGCAGGAGCAGCCGTACTTTCAAGAGAAGAAGATTTGACTAAAGGAATTTTATCTACTCATTTACATTCGGAAGGACAACATGCCGAAGAATTATCATTAATTGCTCCAGGAATGGGAAAACGTTGGATAACCGATATCATTACTGATAAAGATCCAAATGACGAAAGTTATTATCCATACATGAACGGACAATTTGTGTTTAAAAATGCAGTGGTTCGTTTTAGTGAAGTCATTAACGAAGGGTTGCAAGCGAATAATTTACAAGTTTCAGATATTAATATGTTGGTGCCACATCAAGCGAATTTGAGAATTTCACAATTCATTCAACAGAAATTTCGTTTAACGGATGACCAAGTATTCAATAATATTCAAAAATACGGAAATACAACTGCCGCTTCTATTCCAATTGCTTTAACCGAAGCTTGGGAACAAGGTAAAATCAAATCAGGAGATTTGGTAGTTTTAGCTGCTTTTGGTTCTGGATTTACTTGGGGGAGTGTGATTATTAGATGGTAG